From the genome of Polyodon spathula isolate WHYD16114869_AA chromosome 14, ASM1765450v1, whole genome shotgun sequence, one region includes:
- the LOC121327250 gene encoding MOB kinase activator 3C-like isoform X2 — protein sequence MDLCLGHVFSKDKTFRPRKRFEPGTQRFELYKKAQASLKSGLDLRSVVQLPQGENINDWIAVHVVDFFNRINLIYGTVSEFCTDRSCPVMSGGQRYEYRWKDNNLYKKPTKLPALKYMSLLMNWIETLINNEDIFPTRVGVPFPKNFQHVCTKILSRLFRVFVHIYIHHFDSICSMGAEAHVNTCYKHYYYFITEFSLIEHSELQPLKAMTERICT from the exons atggaTCTGTGCCTGGGCCATGTGTTCAGCAAGGACAAGACTTTCCGGCCTCGGAAACGTTTTGAACCCGGGACCCAGCGTTTCGAGCTGTATAAAAAGGCGCAGGCATCTCTGAAGTCTGGCTTGGACCTGCGGAGTGTAGTGCAGCTCCCCCAGGGAGAGAACATCAATGACTGGATTGCTGTGCACGTGGTGGACTTTTTCAACCGCATCAACCTCATCTACGGCACGGTGAGCGAGTTCTGCACGGATCGCTCCTGCCCCGTCATGTCCGGGGGCCAGCGTTATGAGTACCGCTGGAAAGACAACAACCTGTATAAGAAGCCCACCAAGCTACCCGCCCTCAAGTACATGAGCCTACTGATGAACTGGATCGAGACGCTCATCAACAACGAAGACATCTTCCCCACAAGAGTAG GGGTTCCATTCCCCAAGAACTTCCAGCATGTGTGCACAAAGATTCTGAGCAGGCTGTTCCGAGTCTTCGTCCACATCTACATTCACCACTTCGACAGCATCTGCAGCATGGGGGCGGAGGCGCACGTCAACACCTGCTACAAGCACTACTACTACTTCATCACAGAGTTCAGCCTCATCGAGCACTCAGAGCTGCAGCCCCTG AAAGCAATGACTGAAAGGATCTGCACCTGA
- the LOC121327250 gene encoding MOB kinase activator 3C-like isoform X1, with protein MDLCLGHVFSKDKTFRPRKRFEPGTQRFELYKKAQASLKSGLDLRSVVQLPQGENINDWIAVHVVDFFNRINLIYGTVSEFCTDRSCPVMSGGQRYEYRWKDNNLYKKPTKLPALKYMSLLMNWIETLINNEDIFPTRVGVPFPKNFQHVCTKILSRLFRVFVHIYIHHFDSICSMGAEAHVNTCYKHYYYFITEFSLIEHSELQPLVSCCDRDQTLSYSNCSLTIY; from the exons atggaTCTGTGCCTGGGCCATGTGTTCAGCAAGGACAAGACTTTCCGGCCTCGGAAACGTTTTGAACCCGGGACCCAGCGTTTCGAGCTGTATAAAAAGGCGCAGGCATCTCTGAAGTCTGGCTTGGACCTGCGGAGTGTAGTGCAGCTCCCCCAGGGAGAGAACATCAATGACTGGATTGCTGTGCACGTGGTGGACTTTTTCAACCGCATCAACCTCATCTACGGCACGGTGAGCGAGTTCTGCACGGATCGCTCCTGCCCCGTCATGTCCGGGGGCCAGCGTTATGAGTACCGCTGGAAAGACAACAACCTGTATAAGAAGCCCACCAAGCTACCCGCCCTCAAGTACATGAGCCTACTGATGAACTGGATCGAGACGCTCATCAACAACGAAGACATCTTCCCCACAAGAGTAG GGGTTCCATTCCCCAAGAACTTCCAGCATGTGTGCACAAAGATTCTGAGCAGGCTGTTCCGAGTCTTCGTCCACATCTACATTCACCACTTCGACAGCATCTGCAGCATGGGGGCGGAGGCGCACGTCAACACCTGCTACAAGCACTACTACTACTTCATCACAGAGTTCAGCCTCATCGAGCACTCAGAGCTGCAGCCCCTGGTGAGCTGCTGTGACAGGGATCAAACCCTGAGTTACAGCAACTGCTCACTGACAATTTACTGA